In bacterium YEK0313, one genomic interval encodes:
- the apc3_7 gene encoding Acetophenone carboxylase gamma subunit, whose amino-acid sequence MTYRLGIDIGGTFTDFVAYDEAGRALKAWKNLSTPQAPIEGIMTGLEAFGDIAAIGGIRLGTTVATNALLEGKGARVAYVTTRGFRDVPFIGRGNRKHHYDLGWVKPKPFIKRRDAVEVDERVGASGQILQPLDEAAVAALADRLKSEGEIEAVAVVLLHSYLAPQHEQRIKAIFSERLPDVPVSISYEVLPKWKEHFRSSTTICDAFIKPVVKKQLGSMQRELAESGVAAKIVVMRSNGGEMTLDTAVEAPIQIAVSGPTGGVIAAKRTAELLGLGNLVTLDMGGTSTDVSTVVDGKEKFTTDFEIEWGRPVQIPMIDIRTIGAGGGSIARIDAGGMLVVGPESAGANPGPACYGRGGTLPTVTDANVVLGRISASNFLGGTMKLDAEAARSAIDGLARTLGLKAEEAALAIVRIANNNMVGALHTVLTEQGLDPRDFVLVAFGGAGPPHVSDLMSEASIPKGLVPNFPGQFSAFGFTMADARVDRYRTVQLNSRDFDRDRAANAMAALVAECRADLAAQGHADVTIGKSVEMRYLGQNYELEIPVEAERFTDAEIAALFETFHAQHDARFGFRLGDHMEIVNFLVTGTARTGALDHPVIAAASAPATPRTRRPVWFETGWVDTPVYARDELRDGHRIQGPALVEESASVTVLDPAKSLQVDRYGNLLIQA is encoded by the coding sequence ATGACCTACAGGCTCGGGATCGATATCGGGGGAACCTTCACTGATTTCGTCGCCTATGACGAGGCCGGCCGAGCCCTGAAGGCCTGGAAGAACCTCTCGACGCCGCAGGCGCCGATCGAGGGCATCATGACCGGCCTCGAGGCCTTCGGCGACATCGCGGCGATCGGCGGCATCCGGCTCGGCACCACCGTGGCGACCAACGCCCTGCTCGAGGGCAAGGGTGCGCGGGTTGCCTATGTCACGACGCGCGGCTTCCGGGACGTGCCGTTCATCGGCCGGGGCAATCGCAAGCATCACTACGACCTCGGCTGGGTGAAACCGAAACCCTTCATCAAGCGGCGCGACGCCGTCGAGGTCGACGAGCGCGTCGGCGCCTCCGGCCAGATCCTCCAGCCGCTGGACGAGGCAGCCGTGGCCGCGCTCGCCGACAGGCTCAAGTCGGAGGGCGAGATCGAGGCCGTTGCCGTCGTGCTCCTGCACTCCTACCTCGCGCCGCAGCACGAGCAGCGCATCAAGGCCATCTTCTCCGAACGGCTGCCGGATGTCCCGGTATCGATCTCCTATGAGGTCCTGCCCAAGTGGAAGGAGCATTTTCGGTCTTCGACGACGATCTGCGACGCATTCATCAAGCCGGTCGTCAAGAAACAGCTCGGCTCGATGCAGCGCGAACTGGCCGAGAGCGGCGTCGCCGCCAAGATCGTGGTCATGCGCTCCAATGGCGGCGAAATGACCCTCGATACCGCGGTCGAAGCGCCGATCCAGATTGCCGTCTCCGGGCCGACGGGGGGAGTGATCGCGGCCAAGCGCACCGCGGAACTGCTCGGGCTTGGAAATCTCGTCACGCTCGATATGGGCGGCACCTCGACCGACGTCTCGACGGTCGTCGACGGCAAGGAAAAGTTCACGACCGATTTCGAGATCGAATGGGGCCGCCCGGTCCAGATCCCGATGATCGACATCCGCACGATCGGCGCCGGCGGCGGCTCGATCGCGCGCATCGATGCCGGCGGCATGCTGGTCGTCGGCCCCGAAAGCGCCGGCGCCAATCCGGGGCCGGCCTGCTACGGCCGCGGCGGGACCTTGCCGACGGTCACGGATGCCAATGTCGTGCTCGGCCGCATCAGCGCCTCCAACTTCCTCGGCGGCACGATGAAGCTCGATGCCGAGGCGGCGCGCAGCGCGATCGACGGGCTCGCCCGGACGCTCGGCCTTAAGGCCGAGGAGGCGGCGCTCGCCATCGTGCGCATCGCCAACAACAACATGGTCGGCGCCCTGCATACCGTGCTGACCGAGCAGGGCCTCGATCCGCGCGACTTCGTGCTCGTCGCCTTCGGAGGCGCCGGGCCGCCCCATGTGAGCGACCTCATGAGCGAGGCCTCCATTCCGAAGGGGCTCGTGCCGAATTTCCCCGGCCAGTTCTCCGCTTTCGGCTTCACGATGGCGGATGCCCGCGTCGACCGCTACCGCACCGTCCAGCTCAATTCGCGCGATTTCGACCGCGATCGCGCCGCCAATGCCATGGCGGCCCTGGTCGCGGAATGCCGGGCGGACCTCGCCGCGCAGGGGCATGCCGATGTCACGATCGGAAAAAGCGTCGAGATGCGCTACCTCGGCCAGAACTATGAACTGGAAATCCCGGTCGAAGCCGAGCGTTTCACCGATGCCGAGATCGCGGCGCTGTTCGAGACCTTCCATGCCCAGCACGATGCCCGGTTCGGCTTCCGGCTCGGCGACCACATGGAGATCGTGAACTTCCTGGTGACCGGGACCGCGCGGACGGGCGCGCTCGACCATCCGGTCATCGCGGCGGCCAGCGCGCCGGCGACGCCGCGCACGCGCCGGCCGGTCTGGTTCGAGACGGGCTGGGTCGACACCCCCGTCTATGCCCGCGACGAACTGCGGGACGGCCACCGCATCCAGGGCCCGGCCCTGGTCGAAGAAAGCGCCTCGGTGACCGTGCTCGACCCCGCGAAGTCGCTCCAGGTCGATCGCTACGGCAACCTCTTGATCCAAGCCTGA
- the ilvE_2 gene encoding Branched-chain-amino-acid aminotransferase has protein sequence MTETTAPPRWPDGAAYIDGRYMPVGEAAIPITDWGYRRSDVTYDVVGVRDGAFFRLDDHIGRFRRSMDIFRFSPRESDDEIKAVLHRCVALAGLRDAYVAMDCLRGRPPRGMPYHPIHARNYVTAFAVPWISIVTDEQMARGAHLVIGETLRIPSRSVDPTAKNFHWADLTRGQFEAHDRGADFCVLLDDKDLVTEGPGFNVFAVIGGKVVTPDDGVLLGITRLSVLELCMELGIGTEVRAVAAEELRQADEIFLATTAGGVMPASRIDGRIMGNDRPGALSTRIKDAFWAKRAEGWHATPVDYAASGDVLAHPGQNDRRKQT, from the coding sequence ATGACCGAGACAACCGCCCCGCCGCGCTGGCCCGATGGCGCGGCCTATATCGATGGCCGCTACATGCCGGTCGGCGAAGCCGCCATTCCGATCACCGACTGGGGCTATCGGCGCTCGGACGTCACCTATGACGTGGTCGGGGTGCGTGACGGAGCCTTCTTCCGGCTCGACGACCATATCGGCCGTTTCCGCCGTTCGATGGACATCTTTCGGTTCTCGCCGCGCGAAAGCGACGATGAGATCAAGGCCGTCCTGCACCGCTGCGTCGCGCTCGCCGGATTGCGGGACGCCTATGTCGCGATGGACTGCCTGCGCGGCCGTCCGCCGCGCGGGATGCCCTATCACCCGATCCATGCCCGCAACTACGTCACGGCTTTTGCGGTGCCGTGGATCTCGATCGTGACCGACGAGCAGATGGCGCGCGGCGCCCATCTCGTGATCGGCGAGACGCTGCGCATCCCGTCCCGCTCGGTCGACCCGACCGCCAAGAACTTCCACTGGGCCGACCTGACCCGCGGCCAGTTCGAGGCCCATGACCGCGGCGCCGACTTCTGCGTCCTGCTCGACGACAAGGACCTGGTCACCGAGGGGCCGGGCTTCAACGTCTTCGCCGTCATCGGCGGAAAGGTCGTGACGCCGGATGACGGCGTCCTGCTCGGCATCACGCGTCTTTCCGTGCTCGAGCTCTGCATGGAGCTCGGCATCGGCACGGAGGTGCGGGCGGTCGCGGCCGAGGAGCTTCGCCAGGCCGACGAGATCTTCCTCGCCACGACCGCCGGCGGCGTCATGCCGGCCAGCCGGATCGACGGGAGGATCATGGGCAACGACCGCCCGGGCGCCCTCTCGACGCGCATCAAGGACGCCTTCTGGGCGAAGCGCGCCGAAGGCTGGCATGCGACGCCGGTCGACTACGCGGCGAGCGGCGACGTCCTTGCCCATCCCGGACAGAATGACAGGAGGAAGCAGACATGA
- a CDS encoding leucine/isoleucine/valine transporter permease subunit, whose translation MTKLIARHQTPVILIAILGLVALASALVQADGLQVTLTEMFIRVVAVVGLSVFIGNSGIISFGHVGFMCIGAYAAAWATADPTFKAIMLSGLPAFLREEQYPFLLAMAGAVALPALVAFLLGLAIMRLSGTAASIATFAFLIIVNSVYSNWDSLTAGVSSIIGIPTVVGTWTACAFAALAVLAGYLFQISRFGLMLRATRDDAVAAQASAVKVVRVRLVAFVASAAIMGAAGGLYAQFLGILTVDPFYLGLTFVTIAMLVVGGLFSLTGAVVGVLSVTAIVELLRLCERGIGIGSSTLALPQGSQEIGLGIVMVLILLFRPSGLTSGREITLIAEQPKPGSAVPLPDPGSVLAQEASRGAGP comes from the coding sequence ATGACAAAACTGATCGCCCGCCACCAGACGCCGGTCATCCTGATCGCGATCCTCGGCCTCGTCGCCCTGGCGTCCGCCCTCGTCCAGGCCGACGGCCTCCAGGTGACCTTGACCGAGATGTTCATCCGCGTCGTCGCGGTCGTCGGCCTCTCGGTCTTCATCGGCAATTCCGGCATCATCTCGTTCGGCCATGTCGGCTTCATGTGCATCGGCGCCTATGCGGCCGCCTGGGCAACGGCCGATCCGACCTTCAAGGCGATCATGCTGTCCGGCCTGCCGGCCTTTCTGCGCGAGGAACAATATCCGTTCCTGCTCGCGATGGCCGGCGCCGTCGCCCTGCCCGCCCTGGTCGCGTTTCTCCTCGGCCTTGCCATCATGCGGCTCTCCGGCACGGCGGCCTCGATCGCGACATTCGCCTTCCTGATCATCGTCAACAGCGTCTATTCGAACTGGGATTCGCTGACCGCCGGCGTCTCCTCGATCATCGGCATCCCGACGGTGGTCGGGACGTGGACCGCCTGTGCCTTTGCCGCGCTGGCGGTTCTCGCCGGCTATCTCTTCCAGATCTCCCGCTTCGGCCTCATGCTGCGCGCGACACGGGACGACGCCGTTGCCGCCCAGGCCTCCGCCGTGAAGGTCGTCAGGGTCCGGCTCGTGGCCTTCGTCGCCAGCGCGGCGATCATGGGGGCGGCGGGCGGTCTCTACGCACAGTTCCTCGGCATCCTGACGGTCGATCCATTCTATCTCGGCCTGACCTTCGTCACGATCGCGATGCTGGTCGTCGGCGGCCTGTTCAGCCTCACCGGGGCGGTCGTCGGCGTGCTGTCGGTGACCGCGATCGTCGAACTGCTGCGCCTGTGCGAACGGGGGATCGGCATAGGCTCCAGCACGCTCGCGCTGCCGCAGGGAAGCCAGGAGATCGGCCTCGGCATCGTGATGGTGCTCATCCTCCTCTTCCGCCCCTCCGGCCTCACCTCCGGGCGGGAGATCACACTCATCGCAGAGCAGCCCAAGCCGGGATCGGCGGTGCCCCTGCCCGATCCCGGTTCCGTGCTGGCGCAAGAGGCATCACGAGGAGCAGGGCCATGA
- the livH_28 gene encoding High-affinity branched-chain amino acid transport system permease protein LivH → MIQFLQNLIDALSLGSIYALVALGIGLLFGILRLINFAHGDYITIGAYALIVPSADVTARLLIGGLPWPLMLPLICLIVVIAALLTDALVFRPLRRASSPSLMIASFAVSYIVQNAVLMAYGSRPKAVDLWSTANTQVLVGELRVPVLQLITLVVTLILMTALTVFLKRTSYGVQMRAAAEDFRMAQYLGVRGNVVIGLAFAISGMLAGVVSLLYTAQSGSLSHMMGVPLVLFAFVAVVVGGMGSLVGAVVGGFTIGFIVTMLQAYLPPELRAFRDAFAFAIVILVLLVRPAGLVSSSSSFERV, encoded by the coding sequence ATGATCCAGTTTCTGCAAAACCTGATCGACGCCCTGAGCCTCGGCAGCATCTACGCGCTCGTCGCCCTCGGCATCGGCCTTCTCTTCGGCATCCTCCGGCTGATCAACTTCGCCCATGGCGACTACATCACGATCGGAGCCTATGCGCTGATCGTGCCGTCCGCGGACGTGACCGCCCGGCTGCTGATCGGCGGCCTGCCCTGGCCGCTGATGCTGCCGCTGATCTGCCTGATCGTCGTCATCGCGGCGCTCCTCACGGACGCTCTGGTGTTCCGGCCGCTGCGCCGCGCCTCCTCGCCCTCCCTGATGATCGCCTCCTTCGCGGTGAGCTACATCGTCCAGAACGCAGTGCTGATGGCCTACGGCTCCCGCCCGAAGGCCGTGGACCTGTGGAGCACCGCCAACACCCAGGTCCTGGTCGGCGAACTGCGCGTGCCGGTGCTCCAGCTCATCACGCTCGTCGTCACGCTCATCCTCATGACGGCCCTGACCGTGTTCCTCAAGCGAACCTCCTACGGCGTGCAGATGCGGGCGGCGGCCGAGGACTTCCGCATGGCGCAATATCTCGGCGTCCGCGGCAATGTCGTGATCGGCCTCGCCTTCGCGATCAGCGGCATGCTCGCCGGCGTGGTGTCGCTGCTCTACACGGCGCAGTCCGGCTCGCTCAGCCACATGATGGGAGTGCCGCTGGTGCTGTTCGCTTTCGTGGCGGTGGTCGTCGGCGGCATGGGCTCGCTCGTCGGAGCCGTGGTCGGCGGCTTCACCATCGGCTTCATCGTGACCATGCTCCAGGCCTATCTGCCTCCCGAACTGCGCGCCTTCCGGGACGCCTTCGCCTTTGCGATCGTGATCCTGGTCCTGCTCGTGCGGCCGGCCGGTCTCGTGTCGTCCAGCTCGTCCTTCGAACGCGTCTGA
- the livF_24 gene encoding High-affinity branched-chain amino acid transport ATP-binding protein LivF — protein sequence MSAYLRLEDIHVRYGDLAAVRGISLDVQEGEIVCIIGPNGAGKSTTFAAIAGGVAPHAGTIALRGESILALRPETIARRGLSLVPEGRHIFATLTVEENLLVGGYMQSDPASARADRERLLTLFPRLAERLRFPAGRLSGGEQQMLAVARAVMTRPRLLLVDEPSLGLAPRIIDDVYAMLLELRRRDGLTLLINEQSSNRILKFADRIYVLRGGRIHLEGRAGDLQDGERIRQAYFGFGEAASARQETAA from the coding sequence ATGAGCGCCTACCTCCGTCTCGAGGACATCCATGTCCGCTACGGCGACCTCGCCGCGGTGCGAGGCATCTCGCTCGACGTTCAGGAAGGCGAGATCGTCTGCATCATCGGTCCGAACGGAGCCGGAAAATCGACGACGTTCGCCGCGATCGCAGGCGGCGTCGCGCCGCATGCCGGTACTATCGCGCTGCGCGGCGAGAGCATCCTGGCGCTCCGTCCGGAGACCATCGCCCGGCGCGGCCTCTCGCTGGTGCCCGAGGGCCGGCACATCTTCGCAACCCTCACGGTGGAGGAGAACCTGCTCGTCGGCGGCTATATGCAGTCCGACCCGGCCTCGGCCAGGGCGGATCGCGAGCGGCTGCTCACGCTCTTTCCACGGCTTGCGGAGCGCCTGCGCTTTCCCGCCGGCCGCCTGTCGGGCGGCGAGCAGCAGATGCTGGCCGTGGCACGCGCGGTGATGACCCGGCCGCGGCTTCTTCTGGTGGACGAGCCCTCGCTTGGCCTCGCGCCGCGCATCATCGACGATGTCTACGCCATGCTGCTGGAGCTGAGACGGCGCGATGGCCTGACGCTGCTGATCAACGAGCAGAGCTCCAACCGCATCCTCAAATTCGCCGACCGCATCTATGTGCTGCGGGGCGGCCGCATCCATCTCGAGGGGCGCGCCGGCGATCTCCAGGACGGCGAGCGCATCCGGCAGGCCTATTTCGGCTTCGGCGAGGCCGCGTCCGCCAGACAGGAGACGGCGGCATGA
- the lptB_21 gene encoding Lipopolysaccharide export system ATP-binding protein LptB, with the protein MPAMMHQDAGASAGRAERGLANTPVLAAQSLSVRFQDLAAIEDVSLSLARDEVLGLIGPNGAGKTTLVNCLTGFQAPSRGRVLVDGEDTAGWPAARFRERGVARTFQAGRLFRDMSVLQNIEVTATGLGLTLRAAKEHARAMLDWIGLADKERLAAGALAYTDQRRLGMARALVLSPAFVLLDEPAAGMSDAECEEMMDLVSAIPSQFSCGVLLIEHNMHVVMNVSHRIHVLDGGRTIAEGTPEDVQKNMAVLAAYLGMEG; encoded by the coding sequence ATGCCGGCCATGATGCACCAAGATGCGGGGGCCTCTGCGGGCCGGGCCGAGCGCGGGCTCGCGAATACCCCGGTTCTCGCCGCCCAGAGCCTCTCCGTCAGGTTCCAGGACCTGGCGGCGATCGAGGACGTCTCGCTCTCTCTCGCGCGCGACGAGGTGCTCGGTCTGATCGGCCCCAACGGGGCGGGGAAAACGACGCTGGTCAATTGCCTGACAGGGTTCCAGGCACCAAGCCGCGGCCGTGTCCTCGTCGATGGCGAGGACACGGCGGGGTGGCCGGCCGCGCGTTTTCGCGAGCGCGGGGTGGCGAGGACCTTCCAGGCGGGACGCCTGTTCCGGGACATGAGCGTCCTGCAGAACATCGAAGTCACGGCAACCGGACTGGGCCTCACCTTGCGGGCGGCCAAGGAGCACGCCCGGGCAATGCTCGATTGGATCGGCCTGGCGGACAAGGAACGCCTGGCCGCGGGCGCCCTTGCCTATACCGATCAGCGCCGGCTCGGCATGGCGCGGGCGCTGGTCCTGTCGCCGGCCTTCGTTCTGCTCGACGAGCCCGCCGCCGGCATGTCCGACGCGGAATGCGAGGAGATGATGGACCTCGTCTCCGCCATCCCGAGCCAGTTCTCCTGCGGCGTGCTGCTGATCGAGCACAACATGCATGTCGTCATGAACGTCTCGCACCGCATCCACGTGCTCGATGGCGGCAGGACCATCGCCGAGGGCACGCCGGAAGACGTCCAGAAGAACATGGCCGTGCTCGCGGCCTATCTTGGAATGGAGGGCTGA
- the braC_9 gene encoding Leucine-, isoleucine-, valine-, threonine-, and alanine-binding protein precursor, with the protein MISKRVFSALLPGAALYGLAGRARAQESITVGMALAYSGWMEAYDGEAAKMAELWFEQRNAKGGLLGKQINILTADTKTDRVEGAKVGKQLIEQGAKLLIVSADYDYGAPAALQAQRANVISTFIGASDPKAGVVGVGPLSFTANNAGQLEGAIMAEWGYEKKNFRNGYMLVDETIEYNKSVGAGYEWNFPNRGGKIAGRDTFKGLDPTINSQITRLSDAIRSARVDHVMLCSTNPGAASSLRQLRAAGIGLPVLSATAMDGTYWLNSVPGLKDFYLPVQALTVDDPRPAVNALTAAFARKFGKPPTTQYAYPIYAWLDLWAEAVTKAGTVDGAKVVAEMNQMKEAPTVLGPRTFTPKLHIQTTMPMFVVSYEGDKRALVEEVRIKDTIPEAVLYRLRT; encoded by the coding sequence ATGATTTCGAAACGTGTCTTCAGCGCCCTGCTGCCGGGCGCGGCGCTCTACGGCCTGGCTGGCCGCGCGAGGGCGCAGGAGAGCATCACCGTCGGCATGGCCCTCGCCTATTCCGGTTGGATGGAGGCCTATGACGGCGAGGCCGCCAAGATGGCCGAGCTCTGGTTCGAGCAGCGCAACGCCAAGGGCGGTCTCCTCGGCAAGCAGATCAACATCCTCACGGCGGATACCAAAACCGACCGCGTCGAGGGCGCCAAGGTCGGCAAGCAGCTCATCGAGCAGGGTGCCAAGCTGCTCATCGTCTCGGCCGACTATGACTACGGCGCGCCGGCCGCGCTCCAGGCGCAGCGCGCCAATGTCATCTCGACCTTCATCGGCGCCTCGGATCCCAAGGCGGGCGTCGTCGGCGTCGGCCCGCTCTCCTTCACGGCCAACAATGCCGGCCAGCTCGAAGGCGCCATCATGGCGGAATGGGGCTACGAGAAGAAGAATTTCCGCAACGGCTACATGCTGGTCGACGAGACGATCGAATACAACAAGTCCGTCGGTGCCGGCTATGAGTGGAACTTCCCCAACCGTGGCGGCAAGATCGCCGGACGCGACACGTTCAAGGGCCTCGATCCGACGATCAACTCGCAGATCACGCGGCTGAGCGACGCCATCCGGAGCGCCAGGGTCGATCACGTGATGCTGTGCTCGACCAATCCGGGCGCGGCGAGCTCGCTGCGGCAGCTTCGGGCAGCCGGCATCGGCCTGCCCGTCCTGAGCGCGACCGCCATGGACGGCACCTATTGGCTCAATTCTGTGCCGGGCCTGAAGGATTTCTATCTGCCCGTGCAAGCGCTGACGGTCGATGACCCGCGCCCGGCGGTGAATGCCTTGACTGCGGCCTTCGCCAGGAAATTCGGCAAGCCCCCGACCACCCAGTACGCCTATCCGATCTATGCCTGGCTGGATCTCTGGGCCGAGGCGGTCACAAAGGCCGGCACGGTCGACGGCGCCAAGGTCGTCGCCGAGATGAACCAGATGAAGGAAGCGCCGACCGTTCTCGGGCCGCGGACCTTCACCCCGAAGCTGCATATCCAGACCACGATGCCGATGTTCGTCGTGTCCTATGAGGGCGACAAGCGCGCGCTGGTCGAGGAGGTCCGCATCAAGGACACGATCCCGGAGGCCGTTCTCTATCGCCTCAGGACCTAG
- the lutR_4 gene encoding HTH-type transcriptional regulator LutR yields MTLSRSKARPGKDAETAKTKRSSASLRVRRLLQVPSLSDQVRMHLLTEMTSGRLQPGDRINEAEMSRSLGISRNPIREAVSGLAQRGFLLSAQRRGHFLRRFTMEDVNDVYAFRICVETFALREAMPRMSEADRQGFDRLFRRMVAAATAGRLGELQQMDMLFHRRICELSGSRRVLWAHEGIDTEVQMLMALVDLGQESAMETALVHEPIARAIASGNVAQSVAALEDHLRKAWANVVAKCEDIGSAKRRAARQKDPKLALTRG; encoded by the coding sequence ATGACACTCTCCCGAAGCAAGGCGCGGCCAGGCAAGGATGCCGAGACGGCGAAGACCAAGCGGTCTTCGGCAAGCCTGCGCGTGCGGCGTTTGCTGCAGGTGCCGAGCCTGTCCGACCAGGTGCGCATGCATCTGCTGACGGAAATGACGTCGGGGCGCCTGCAGCCCGGCGACCGCATCAACGAAGCGGAGATGTCGCGCAGCCTCGGCATCAGCCGCAATCCGATCCGGGAAGCCGTTTCCGGCCTCGCTCAGCGGGGCTTTCTCCTGTCGGCCCAGCGGCGCGGCCATTTCCTGCGTCGTTTCACGATGGAAGACGTCAACGACGTCTATGCGTTCCGGATCTGCGTCGAGACCTTTGCCCTGCGGGAGGCGATGCCGCGAATGTCGGAAGCCGACAGGCAGGGTTTCGACCGGCTGTTCAGGCGCATGGTGGCGGCGGCGACGGCCGGCCGGCTCGGCGAGCTGCAGCAGATGGACATGCTGTTCCATCGGCGCATCTGCGAGCTGTCCGGCAGCCGCAGGGTGCTCTGGGCCCATGAGGGCATCGACACCGAGGTCCAGATGCTCATGGCCCTGGTCGACCTTGGTCAGGAGAGCGCGATGGAGACCGCTCTGGTCCACGAGCCGATCGCACGGGCCATTGCTTCCGGCAATGTCGCGCAGTCGGTCGCCGCGCTCGAGGACCATCTGCGCAAGGCCTGGGCGAATGTCGTGGCCAAGTGTGAAGACATCGGCTCGGCCAAGCGTCGCGCCGCCCGGCAGAAAGACCCCAAACTCGCGCTGACGCGTGGCTGA
- the apc4_8 gene encoding Acetophenone carboxylase delta subunit — protein sequence MTTRTLDPVTFEVLKNSFITSVDQMAEQILRTCYSFVIYNRDFSSALHDARGDSAAQGNQDIAVHVGTLHFTCKDVIRAFGDDIHPDDVFAINDPYAGGTHFCDVRLIRPIFADGKLIAFSQSNGHWSDVGGSVPGSFDVAARDMFREGLRITPVRLVDKGRFCRDVANLIAANTRDPVSIIGDIQAQSQATKVCEREILRLVGKYGRDTVETGLAAVQDYVERSMRQRLSAIPDGTWETQDFIDRDPAGGEGLIPIKVKMTIKGDRVTYDFTGSHPTIASIYNSAFGATFSAVAAGMKTFFPDLPLNSGFYRVFDIVAPEGSIVDAKWPVAVTGFLMPFEKIMNSIYEMWSAIMPERAIACAFNLEYLLTGGVDGRLREKPIFMFYDWLPGGWGGRNGKDGANVTTACFGTGLMAQPVEGQERANPILTTEFEVLKDSAGPGKWRGGVGVRKTSRMLEAEQTVISYICDRERAVVWGIEGGLPSMPHGLALTRADGREEWLGSIFSDVPIGPGDVFSRPTAGGGGFGDPLERAPKAVCEDVADDYVSIERAAKDYGVVIRTIDVDTCAYEVDEAATRALRSEIRRDRRGWLAADPETVAADYRAGKLDKLDVVRRHGVLLDWNTGELLPKSTAQFREMFEKRSAVKWS from the coding sequence ATGACCACGCGCACCCTCGATCCCGTCACCTTCGAAGTGCTGAAGAACTCCTTCATCACCAGCGTCGACCAGATGGCCGAGCAGATCCTGCGGACCTGCTATTCCTTCGTCATCTACAATCGCGACTTCTCGAGCGCCTTGCACGATGCCCGCGGCGATTCCGCCGCGCAGGGCAACCAGGACATCGCCGTCCATGTCGGCACCTTGCATTTCACCTGCAAGGACGTGATCCGCGCCTTCGGCGACGACATCCACCCCGACGATGTCTTCGCCATCAACGACCCCTATGCCGGCGGCACCCACTTCTGCGACGTGCGGCTGATCCGGCCCATCTTCGCCGACGGCAAGCTGATCGCCTTCAGCCAGTCGAACGGCCACTGGTCGGACGTCGGAGGCAGCGTGCCCGGATCCTTCGATGTCGCCGCCCGCGACATGTTCCGCGAGGGCCTGCGCATCACTCCCGTCCGCCTCGTCGACAAGGGCCGCTTCTGCCGCGACGTCGCGAACCTCATCGCAGCCAATACGCGCGATCCGGTCTCGATCATCGGCGACATCCAGGCCCAGTCCCAGGCGACGAAAGTCTGCGAGCGCGAAATATTGCGCCTCGTCGGCAAATATGGCCGCGACACGGTCGAGACCGGGCTTGCGGCGGTGCAGGACTATGTCGAGCGCTCGATGCGCCAGCGCCTCTCGGCAATCCCCGACGGGACCTGGGAGACCCAGGACTTCATCGACCGCGACCCGGCCGGCGGCGAAGGCCTGATCCCCATCAAGGTCAAGATGACCATCAAGGGCGACAGGGTGACCTACGACTTCACCGGCAGCCATCCGACCATCGCCTCGATCTACAATTCGGCCTTCGGGGCGACGTTCTCGGCGGTGGCGGCGGGGATGAAGACCTTCTTCCCCGACCTGCCGCTGAACAGCGGGTTCTATCGCGTCTTCGACATCGTCGCGCCCGAGGGCAGCATCGTCGACGCCAAGTGGCCGGTTGCGGTCACCGGCTTCCTGATGCCGTTCGAGAAGATCATGAACTCGATCTACGAGATGTGGTCGGCGATCATGCCGGAGCGGGCGATCGCCTGCGCCTTCAATCTCGAATACCTGCTGACCGGCGGCGTCGACGGCCGGCTCAGGGAAAAACCGATCTTCATGTTCTACGACTGGCTGCCCGGCGGCTGGGGCGGCCGCAACGGCAAGGACGGCGCCAACGTCACGACCGCCTGTTTCGGCACGGGGCTGATGGCGCAGCCGGTCGAGGGGCAAGAGCGCGCCAACCCGATCCTCACGACCGAATTCGAGGTGCTCAAGGACTCCGCCGGCCCGGGCAAGTGGCGCGGCGGCGTGGGCGTGCGCAAGACCTCGCGCATGCTCGAGGCCGAGCAGACGGTCATCTCCTATATCTGCGACCGCGAGCGCGCGGTGGTCTGGGGCATCGAGGGCGGGCTGCCGTCGATGCCCCACGGCCTTGCGCTGACGCGTGCCGATGGACGCGAGGAATGGCTCGGCTCGATCTTCTCCGACGTGCCGATCGGACCGGGAGACGTGTTCTCCCGCCCGACCGCCGGCGGCGGCGGTTTCGGCGATCCGCTCGAGCGCGCCCCGAAGGCGGTGTGCGAGGACGTCGCCGACGACTATGTCTCGATCGAACGCGCCGCGAAGGACTATGGCGTCGTCATCCGGACCATCGACGTCGATACCTGCGCCTATGAGGTCGACGAGGCGGCAACACGCGCGCTGCGAAGCGAGATCCGCCGGGACCGCCGCGGCTGGCTCGCGGCCGATCCCGAGACGGTGGCGGCCGACTACCGGGCCGGCAAGCTCGACAAGCTGGACGTGGTTCGCCGCCACGGCGTGCTGCTCGACTGGAACACCGGCGAGCTCCTGCCCAAATCGACCGCGCAGTTTCGCGAGATGTTCGAGAAGCGCTCGGCCGTGAAATGGAGCTAG